In one Brienomyrus brachyistius isolate T26 chromosome 5, BBRACH_0.4, whole genome shotgun sequence genomic region, the following are encoded:
- the LOC125742687 gene encoding kinetochore protein NDC80 homolog isoform X1 produces the protein MNRASSSRQSGLPLRVVDGRMSMVNATPQSKDSAFGKLNIPKPQSGTSDRRTSFFGKRASGAGMSRNSTFGAFGGVEKMKDPRPLHDKSFIQQCIKDLCEFLSERGFPGTITVKSLQSPSTKEFLKIFEFICSLIDPTFQMPTSKVEEEVPRIFRDWGYPFPLSKSSMYSVGAPHTWPQFLGALVWLIDMIKMYFRMREQDLLFSNFSEDCSDIENGAEFNKLFLEYSAETYHYFMHGADTFEEADQAYIAKLKKLYKVDEAQLETLAEKYRIISEEVERLEKESQTDRLMVKRTEKLRLQTDLQKLQNYNGEMESFRAALENKAAGLSEELEATELQVESLKQEQARLQHILLNQKFSPADVERINRERNELQQTIASLSTNLEEAEQHMWNEEIAFAKVKEEAEAELVEYHSLARKLKLIPASAENACGRDFEIKVTAADCGLSAVAQYKVQIQNPLKKMISEVEEETGLLLNKKLSLQEAVEQIRSNVEDKTNEIKDLKEQIRKLDEQLELGMQASPQSVCSARRKALAGDLCLEVCLCSRVLCSVERFGKVWNFMLALSKSG, from the exons ATGAATCGGGCGTCCAGTAGCCGGCAGTCGGGGTTGCCTCTCAGGGTGGTTGACGGCAGGATGAGCATGGTCAACGCCACGCCGCAAAG CAAAGACTCTGCTTTCGGAAAGCTGAACATCCCGAAACCACAGTCTGGGACGTCTGACAGGAGAACCAGTTTTTTCGGGAAAAG AGCTAGTGGGGCAGGAATGTCCCGTAACAGCACTTTTGGAGCTTTTGGGGGTGTGGAAAAGATGAAGGATCCTCGACCCCTCCATGACAAGTCTTTCATCCAGCAGTGTATCAAAGACCTCTGTGAG TTCCTGTCGGAGAGGGGATTCCCCGGAACAATAACAGTCAAGTCCCTCCAGTCCCCCTCCACCAAAGAGTTCTTGAAGATCTTTGAGTTCATCTGCAGCTTAATTGATCCCACTTTTCAGATGCCAACGTCCAAAGTTGAGGAGGAGGTTCCTAGAATATTCAGAGATTGGGG GTATCCTTTTCCCCTGTCTAAGAGCTCCATGTACTCTGTCGGGGCTCCTCACACGTGGCCACAGTTCCTTGGGGCATTAGTCTGGCTCATCGATATGATAAAG ATGTACTTCCGTATGCGGGAACAAGACCTTCTCTTCTCTAATTTCTCAGAAGACTGCTCAGATATAGAGAATGGAGCTGAGTTCAATAAG CTGTTTCTCGAGTACTCTGCAGAAACCTACCACTATTTCATGCATGGAGCAGACACATTTGAGGAAGCGGACCAGGCATACATTGCTAAGCTGA agaaACTTTACAAAGTTGACGAGGCCCAGCTGGAGACATTGGCTGAAAAGTACAGAATCATTAGTGAAGAGGTAGAGAGACTGGAGAAAGAAAGTCAGACG GACCGACTGATGGTTAAACGAACAGAGAAGCTGAGACTGCAGACGGACTTGCAGAAGCTTCAAAACTATAACGGTGAAATGGAGTCCTTCAGAGCGGCCCTCGAGAACAAAGCGGCTGGGTTATCTGAGGAGCTGGAAGCTACAG AGCTGCAGGTGGAAAGCTTGAAACAGGAGCAGGCCAGGCTGCAGCACATTCTGCTGAACCAGAAGTTTTCCCCAGCTGACGTTGAAAGGATCAACAGGGAGAGAAACGAGCTCCAGCAGACCATTGCCAGCCTGAGCACAAACTTGGAGGAGGCTGAGCAGCACATGTGGAATGAAGAGATTGCCTTTGCAAAGGTCAAGGAAGAG GCTGAAGCTGAACTGGTAGAGTACCACAGCCTTGCTCGCAAGCTGAAGCTGATTCCTGCATCTGCAGAGAATGCCTGCGGGAGAGATTTTGAGATCAAAGTCACTGCAGCTGACTGCGGCCTTTCAGCTGTGGCCCAATACAAAGTGCAAATTCAA AATCCTCTTAAGAAGATGATTTCTGAAgttgaggaggaaactggattactcttaaataaaaaattaagccTCCAGGAAGCAGTGGAACAG atTAGGTCCAATGTGGAAGACAAAACCAATGAGATTAAAGACCTGAAGGAGCAAATTCGCAAACTGGATGAGCAGCTCGAGCTGGGAATGCAGGCAAGTCCCCAGTCTGTCTGTAGTGCAAGACGTAAGGCCCTCGCAGGTGACCTCTGCCTGGAGGTGTGTTTGTGCTCAAGGGTCCTATGCAGTGTGGAAAGGTTTGGAAAAGTATGGAATTTTATGCTGGCATTATCCAAGTCAGGATAA
- the LOC125742686 gene encoding kinetochore protein NDC80 homolog, whose amino-acid sequence MNQASNSRQSELPHRVADSRTSIINATPQSKDSAFGKLNIPKPQSGTSDRRTSFFGKRASGAGMSRNSTFGAFGGVEKIKDPRPLHDKSFIQQCIKDLCEFLSERGFPGTITVKSLQSPSTKEFLKIFEFICSLIDPTFQMPTSKVEEEVPRIFRDWGYPFPLSKSSMYSVGAPHTWPQFLGALVWLIDMVKMYFHMREQDLLFSNFSEDCSDIENGAEFNKLFLEYSAETYKSFMHGADTFEEADQAYIAKLKELYKVDEAQLETLAEKYRIISEEVERLEKESQTDRLMVKRTEKLRLQTDLQKLQNYNGEMESFRAALENKAAGLSEELEATELQVESLKQEQARLQHILLNQKFSPADVERINRERNELQQTIASLSTNLEEAEQHMWNEEIAFAKVKEEAEAELVEYHSLARKLKLIPASAENACGRDFEIKVTAADCGLSAVAHYKVQIQNPLKKMISEVEEETGLLLNKKLSLQEAVEQIRSNVEDKTNEIKDLKEQIRKLDEQLELGMQETAREEEKWASEVESMDNHKKVLERKLNDGYDQALEQLKAAQQQYHLVLQETNEQRRTVVNNLYSLFTTATDHLSRVEKFLDDQNKRMDRVYKKSLQEEEAELKELRDMVESYIAKAEDL is encoded by the exons ATGAACCAGGCGTCCAATAGCCGACAGTCGGAGTTACCCCACAGAGTGGCTGACAGCAGGACGAGCATCATCAACGCTACACCACAAAG CAAAGACTCTGCTTTCGGAAAGCTGAACATCCCGAAACCACAGTCTGGGACGTCTGACAGGAGAACCAGTTTTTTCGGGAAAAG AGCTAGTGGGGCAGGAATGTCCCGTAACAGCACTTTTGGAGCTTTTGGGGGTGTGGAAAAGATTAAGGATCCTCGACCCCTCCATGACAAGTCTTTCATCCAGCAGTGTATCAAAGACCTCTGTGAG TTCCTGTCGGAGAGGGGATTCCCCGGAACAATAACAGTCAAGTCCCTCCAGTCCCCCTCCACCAAAGAGTTCTTGAAGATCTTTGAGTTCATCTGCAGCTTAATTGATCCCACTTTTCAGATGCCAACATCCAAAGTTGAGGAGGAGGTTCCTAGAATATTCAGAGATTGGGG GTATCCTTTTCCCCTGTCTAAGAGCTCCATGTACTCTGTCGGGGCTCCTCACACGTGGCCACAGTTCCTTGGGGCATTAGTCTGGCTCATCGATATGGTAAAG ATGTACTTCCATATGCGGGAACAAGACCTTCTCTTCTCTAATTTCTCAGAAGACTGCTCAGATATAGAGAATGGAGCTGAGTTCAATAAG CTGTTTCTCGAGTACTCTGCAGAAACCTACAAGTCTTTCATGCATGGAGCAGACACATTTGAGGAAGCGGACCAGGCATACATTGCTAAGCTGA AGGAACTTTACAAAGTTGACGAGGCCCAGCTGGAGACATTGGCTGAAAAGTACAGAATCATTAGTGAAGAGGTAGAGAGACTGGAGAAAGAAAGTCAGACG GACCGACTGATGGTTAAACGAACAGAGAAGCTGAGACTGCAGACGGACTTGCAGAAGCTTCAAAACTATAACGGTGAAATGGAGTCCTTCAGAGCGGCCCTCGAGAACAAAGCGGCTGGGTTATCTGAGGAGCTGGAAGCTACAG AGCTGCAGGTGGAAAGCTTGAAACAGGAGCAGGCCAGGCTGCAGCACATTCTGCTGAACCAGAAGTTTTCCCCAGCTGACGTTGAAAGGATCAACAGGGAGAGAAATGAGCTCCAGCAGACCATTGCCAGCCTGAGCACAAACTTGGAGGAGGCTGAGCAGCACATGTGGAATGAAGAGATTGCCTTCGCAAAGGTCAAGGAAGAG GCTGAAGCTGAACTGGTAGAGTACCACAGCCTTGCTCGCAAGCTGAAGCTGATTCCTGCATCTGCAGAGAATGCCTGCGGGAGAGATTTTGAGATCAAAGTCACTGCAGCTGACTGCGGTCTTTCAGCTGTGGCCCACTACAAAGTGCAAATTCAA AATCCTCTTAAGAAGATGATTTCTGAAGTTGAGGAGGAGACTGGATTActcttaaataaaaaattaagccTCCAGGAAGCAGTGGAACAG atTAGGTCCAATGTGGAAGACAAAACCAATGAGATTAAAGACCTGAAGGAGCAAATTCGCAAACTGGATGAGCAGCTCGAGCTGGGAATGCAG GAAACGGCCCGTGAGGAGGAGAAATGGGCTTCGGAGGTAGAATCGATGGACAACCACAAGAAGGTGCTGGAGAGAAAGCTGAACGATGGCTATGACCAGGCTCTGGAGCAGCTTAAAGCAGCCCAGCAACA GTATCACCTGGTGCTGCAAGAAACCAATGAGCAGCGGCGTACTGTGGTGAACAATCTCTACAGCTTGTTCACCACAGCCACAGACCACCTGTCACGTGTGGAG AAattcttggatgaccagaataAAAGGATGGACAGAGTATATAAGAAGAGCCTTCAGGAGGAGGAGGCAGAGCTCAAAGAGCTGAGAGACATGGTGGAGAGCTATATCGCCAAGGCCGAGGATTTGTGA
- the LOC125742687 gene encoding kinetochore protein NDC80 homolog isoform X2: MNRASSSRQSGLPLRVVDGRMSMVNATPQSKDSAFGKLNIPKPQSGTSDRRTSFFGKRASGAGMSRNSTFGAFGGVEKMKDPRPLHDKSFIQQCIKDLCEFLSERGFPGTITVKSLQSPSTKEFLKIFEFICSLIDPTFQMPTSKVEEEVPRIFRDWGYPFPLSKSSMYSVGAPHTWPQFLGALVWLIDMIKMYFRMREQDLLFSNFSEDCSDIENGAEFNKLFLEYSAETYHYFMHGADTFEEADQAYIAKLKKLYKVDEAQLETLAEKYRIISEEVERLEKESQTDRLMVKRTEKLRLQTDLQKLQNYNGEMESFRAALENKAAGLSEELEATELQVESLKQEQARLQHILLNQKFSPADVERINRERNELQQTIASLSTNLEEAEQHMWNEEIAFAKVKEEAEAELVEYHSLARKLKLIPASAENACGRDFEIKVTAADCGLSAVAQYKVQIQNPLKKMISEVEEETGLLLNKKLSLQEAVEQIRSNVEDKTNEIKDLKEQIRKLDEQLELGMQETAREEEKWASEVESMDNHKKVLERKLNDGYDQALEQLKAAQQQYHLVLQETNEQRRTVVNNLYSLFTTATDHLSRVEKFLDDQNKRMDRVNKKSLQEEEAELKELRDMVESYIAKAEDL, encoded by the exons ATGAATCGGGCGTCCAGTAGCCGGCAGTCGGGGTTGCCTCTCAGGGTGGTTGACGGCAGGATGAGCATGGTCAACGCCACGCCGCAAAG CAAAGACTCTGCTTTCGGAAAGCTGAACATCCCGAAACCACAGTCTGGGACGTCTGACAGGAGAACCAGTTTTTTCGGGAAAAG AGCTAGTGGGGCAGGAATGTCCCGTAACAGCACTTTTGGAGCTTTTGGGGGTGTGGAAAAGATGAAGGATCCTCGACCCCTCCATGACAAGTCTTTCATCCAGCAGTGTATCAAAGACCTCTGTGAG TTCCTGTCGGAGAGGGGATTCCCCGGAACAATAACAGTCAAGTCCCTCCAGTCCCCCTCCACCAAAGAGTTCTTGAAGATCTTTGAGTTCATCTGCAGCTTAATTGATCCCACTTTTCAGATGCCAACGTCCAAAGTTGAGGAGGAGGTTCCTAGAATATTCAGAGATTGGGG GTATCCTTTTCCCCTGTCTAAGAGCTCCATGTACTCTGTCGGGGCTCCTCACACGTGGCCACAGTTCCTTGGGGCATTAGTCTGGCTCATCGATATGATAAAG ATGTACTTCCGTATGCGGGAACAAGACCTTCTCTTCTCTAATTTCTCAGAAGACTGCTCAGATATAGAGAATGGAGCTGAGTTCAATAAG CTGTTTCTCGAGTACTCTGCAGAAACCTACCACTATTTCATGCATGGAGCAGACACATTTGAGGAAGCGGACCAGGCATACATTGCTAAGCTGA agaaACTTTACAAAGTTGACGAGGCCCAGCTGGAGACATTGGCTGAAAAGTACAGAATCATTAGTGAAGAGGTAGAGAGACTGGAGAAAGAAAGTCAGACG GACCGACTGATGGTTAAACGAACAGAGAAGCTGAGACTGCAGACGGACTTGCAGAAGCTTCAAAACTATAACGGTGAAATGGAGTCCTTCAGAGCGGCCCTCGAGAACAAAGCGGCTGGGTTATCTGAGGAGCTGGAAGCTACAG AGCTGCAGGTGGAAAGCTTGAAACAGGAGCAGGCCAGGCTGCAGCACATTCTGCTGAACCAGAAGTTTTCCCCAGCTGACGTTGAAAGGATCAACAGGGAGAGAAACGAGCTCCAGCAGACCATTGCCAGCCTGAGCACAAACTTGGAGGAGGCTGAGCAGCACATGTGGAATGAAGAGATTGCCTTTGCAAAGGTCAAGGAAGAG GCTGAAGCTGAACTGGTAGAGTACCACAGCCTTGCTCGCAAGCTGAAGCTGATTCCTGCATCTGCAGAGAATGCCTGCGGGAGAGATTTTGAGATCAAAGTCACTGCAGCTGACTGCGGCCTTTCAGCTGTGGCCCAATACAAAGTGCAAATTCAA AATCCTCTTAAGAAGATGATTTCTGAAgttgaggaggaaactggattactcttaaataaaaaattaagccTCCAGGAAGCAGTGGAACAG atTAGGTCCAATGTGGAAGACAAAACCAATGAGATTAAAGACCTGAAGGAGCAAATTCGCAAACTGGATGAGCAGCTCGAGCTGGGAATGCAG GAAACAGCCCGTGAGGAGGAGAAATGGGCTTCGGAGGTAGAATCGATGGACAACCACAAGAAGGTGCTGGAGAGAAAGCTGAACGATGGCTATGACCAGGCTCTGGAGCAGCTTAAAGCAGCCCAGCAACA GTATCACCTGGTGCTGCAAGAAACCAATGAGCAGCGGCGTACTGTGGTGAACAATCTCTACAGCTTGTTCACCACAGCCACAGACCACCTGTCACGTGTGGAG AAattcttggatgaccagaataAAAGGATGGACAGAGTAAATAAGAAGAGCCttcaggaggaggaggcggagctCAAAGAGCTGAGAGACATGGTGGAGAGCTATATCGCCAAGGCCGAGGATTTGTGA
- the tut1 gene encoding speckle targeted PIP5K1A-regulated poly(A) polymerase produces the protein MELDTDVLPTPKGGFHCKLCDVNVPNKASLEDHLKGRKHGKLRSVRETRQKQEANSIFISGFRRGTSQQQITDYFQHFGPVSEVIMDKDKGVYAIVEFVEVDSLSAVLSHAQHTLDGQKLRVKPREKKEFKYIPKKKQDGRNPRLSLEQLSQDLCQAASVNEQMQLLVERFQLSENEKKVRELFLQLLQEVFSEFFPECQILPFGSSVNTFDIHSCDLDLFLDLENTKIFQAKAKSSSEQTAECPLEDSRSEDSILSDIDLSTASPAEVLDLVATVLRKCVPGVHKVQVLSSARLPVVKFSHRELGMQGDITINNRLAVRNTRFLQLSSGLDDRLRPLVYTIRYWAKQKQLAGNPFGGGPLLNNYALSLLVIFFLQNRDPLVLLPLKRLRDLACEEEECVIEGWDCTFPSQPIAVPPSKNTEDLCVLLAGFFAFYGQFDFAGSVVSLREGQTFPVSDFLTNKREGGKLAAGQQEGVGDAAAKASAPKLGPLNVLDPFELSHNVAGNVNERTQKIFQQECEDAAKYCRSLQYQRKSAKGKGWGLVRLFVPHGGTSPGLAGEPERELVISVPFKAGVLAEAVRSELHLAGDRFRLFWFRKVCRAVLAVFQDVLKCSVTHIKGLEELCVEQEWASRGDLVDGPAGDQSAAVEEVQPDTPAASETDTAAADRNGGLEPGRNNGTCGPSTSVDRVALGQIQRGMKRTLTEDDGASSSHSDKKPKLGSPEKLGAVRWYCQARHKVWAGRRKVRRDLLKGTPETSKPEGGSVELETRVTEQIAREQAESSELLQFGVEANVLGGTESTRAQLWFSPTDAHASLFQDFFHFLESFLPRMTEKILETLK, from the exons ATGGAGCTCGATACCGATGTCCTGCCGACCCCGAAAGGAGGGTTCCACTGCAAATTGTGTGATGTCAACGTACCAAATA AAGCCAGCTTGGAGGACCACCTGAAGGGGCGAAAGCATGGGAAGCTGCGCAGCGTGCGGGAGACCCGGCAGAAGCAGGAGGCCAACAGCATCTTCATCAGCGGCTTCCGGCGTGGTACATCCCAGCAACAGATCACCGATTACTTTCAGCACTTCGGACCTGTGTCGGAGGTCATCATGGACAAGGACAAG GGAGTGTATGCCATCGTGGAGTTCGTTGAGGTGGACAGTCTATCAGCAGTGCTGTCTCACGCACAGCACACCCTGGATGGCCAGAAGCTGCGTGTGAAGCCCAGGGAGAAGAAGGAGTTCAAGTACATACCGAAAAAGAAGCAGGACGGGAGGAATCCTCGGCTGAGTCTAGAGCAGCTTTCGCAGGATCTCTGTCAGGCAGCATCA GTGAATGAACAGATGCAGTTGCTGGTAGAGAGGTTCCAGCTGTCTGAGAATGAGAAGAAGGTCCGCGAGCTGTTTCTGCAGCTGTTACAGGAAGTCTTCTCTGAGTTCTTCCCAG AGTGTCAGATCCTACCTTTTGGCTCCTCTGTCAACACCTTCGACATCCACTCATGTGACTTGGACCTTTTCCTGGATTTGGAAAACACAAAGATATTCCAGGCAAAGGCTAAGAGCTCCTCGGAGCAG ACCGCGGAATGCCCGTTAGAGGACAGCCGCTCCGAGGACTCCATCCTCTCGGACATAGACCTGTCCACGGCCTCCCCCGCCGAGGTGTTGGACCTGGTGGCCACGGTCCTTCGGAAGTGTGTGCCGGGGGTGCACAAAGTCCAGGTCTTGAGCAGCGCCAGGCTCCCTGTGGTTAAATTCAGCCACCGAGAGCTGGGCATGCAGGGAGACATCACCATCAACAACAG GCTGGCGGTGAGGAACACTCGCTTCCTCCAGCTGTCCTCAGGCTTGGACGACAGGCTCCGTCCCCTGGTGTACACCATCCGGTACTGGGCCAAGCAGAAGCAGCTAGCAG GCAACCCCTTCGGAGGTGGACCATTGCTGAATAACTACGCCTTGAGTCTGCTGGTCATCTTTTTCCTGCAGAATCGGGATCCccttgttctccttcctctcaaGCGGCTCAGAGACTTGGCTT GTGAAGAGGAGGAGTGTGTGATCGAGGGCTGGGACTGCACCTTCCCCAGCCAGCCCATCGCTGTACCCCCTAGCAAAAACACAGAGGATCTTT GTGTTCTCCTGGCTGGGTTCTTCGCATTCTACGGGCAGTTTGATTTTGCGGGATCGGTTGTCTCTCTTCGGGAGGGTCAAACGTTTCCCGTCTCCGACTTCCTCACCAACAAGAGGGAGGGGGGGAAGCTGGCGGCCGGGCagcaggagggggtgggggacgCTGCAGCCAAGGCCAGCGCGCCCAAGCTTGGCCCCCTCAATGTTTTGGACCCCTTCGAGTTGTCCCACAACGTGGCGGGCAACGTGAATGAGCGGACGCAGAAGATTTTTCAGCAAGAGTGTGAAGACGCAGCGAAGTACTGCCGTAGCCTACAGTACCAGCGCAAGTCGGCTAAGGGGAAGGGGTGGGGGTTGGTTCGTCTGTTCGTTCCCCACGGTGGCACCTCCCCAGGATTGGCTGGAGAACCTGAGAGAGAGCTGGTCATCAGCGTTCCTTTCAAGGCTGGCGTGCTCGCTGAAGCAGTCCGGAGCGAGCTCCACCTGGCCGGGGACCGCTTCCGGCTCTTCTGGTTCAGGAAGGTGTGCCGTGCTGTTCTGGCTGTGTTTCAGGACGTGCTGAAATGCAGTGTGACCCACATAAAGGGTTTGGAAGAGCTGTGTGTGGAGCAGGAATGGGCGAGTCGGGGGGATCTGGTGGACGGTCCTGCCGGCGATCAGAGTGCTGCTGTTGAAGAAGTCCAGCCTGATACCCCTGcagccagtgaaactgacactGCTGCTGCAGACAGAAATGGAGGACTGGAACCCGGCCGCAATAATGGCACTTGTGGTCCTTCCACAAGTGTAGATCGTGTTGCTCTTGGGCAGATTCAGAGGGGCATGAAGAGGACATTGACGGAAGACGACGGTGCATCGTCTTCTCATTCTGACAAAAAGCCAAAGCTGGGCAGCCCAGAGAAGTTGGGAGCAGTCCGTTGGTACTGCCAGGCTCGGCACAAGGTGTGGGCAGGACGCCGAAAGGTGAGGAGGGACCTGCTGAAGGGCACACCGGAGACCTCCAAACCAGAGGGTGGCAGCGTGGAACTGGAGACCAGAGTGACAGAGCAAATTGCGCGGGAGCAGGCAGAATCGAGTGAGCTGCTCCAGTTTGGTGTGGAAGCCAACGTGCTGGGAGGCACAGAAAGCACCCGGGCACAGTTATGGTTCAGCCCCACCGACGCACACGCCAGTCTTTTTCAGGACTTCTTCCACTTTTTGGAGTCCTTTCTACCAAGGATGACAGAGAAGATTCTGGAAACATTGAAATGA